The genomic region TCATCATGATTCTCACCCTTTCATAAGGTTCATCACCGCTCTGAAGGTTTCTTTTTGGATTACAAAGCGATCATGTTATTTACGCATCCTTTGCCATACATTCGCTGCAACATCAATATACTTCATCCAGTTTTTCCCGCCCTTAGCATCACCATAATATGTAGCTTCATAGGATTGCAGAGTACGATCCGTTGATGTAGCAGGCGGTGCAGTTACATGAACCTCTTCAGCATGCTTGGTCTGTTCAGTGTTGTTACGTTTGGTCTGAAACTTCGCCATCAGCGTCGTGGAGACTTGTTTCGCTGCTGCCGTCACTTCATTCAACACTTCTCCCAGATTCTCAACAGATTCCATAACAGGATCAATTTTTTTCATTTTGTGCTGTACATCCACCGTAATATCATTGGCATGTCGTACCGTCTGCTTCACTTCATAACTAAGTTCATCAATGGTCTTCTGTACCTCCTGCAATGTCTGTGAGACATTGTCCAAAGAACCTTGGGCGGATTTCAAAGTACGAATTAAAAAGAAAACCAGTACTGCAAATGCCACTGCAATCAGGGCCACGCTAATTTGATAGATCATAGAAGAACCTCTCTTTCCATATGTGCATCAGTTTGTTATTGCTATAGTTACCCGGCGATTTCCCGGACGAAACAAAATAACAGCTTACTTCAACTATGCCCGCGTTTGGAAAAAAAACCAATGTTTCAACCGGATAACCCCCGGTTAAAGTTAGACTACACAAGGCGGTGAGGTGAACACAACTCACTCCACAATTAAAGTAAACGAAAGGATGAAACCTCATGTTGAAATGGTCTGTATTATTTCTGATTATTGCACTGGTAGCAGGTATTTTCGGATTCTTCGGTATTGTTGAAGCAGCTGCTTCAATCGCTAAAGTACTCTTCTTCATCTTTGTAGTACTGTTCGTAATCTCCCTTATTACGGGACGCAGCCGAATGCGATAACCGCAGTCTCTGTTATGACTGAATGCTGAATAACGAATACATACAAAAGCCGATCGTGCTACCAAGCCGATTGGCTTTTGTGCGTTCAGGCATAGGTCAACTTTTCTATATTATGTATTGCACTCCCTCCTGCTTTATTCCAATCCGATCGCCCACTGAATCGCTAAAAACAGGACTTTTTTGAGATAGCCAACCCGGTTTTATCCCACCGAAGTATGATATTTACAGGCTTGCTATATACCCACATATGCGCCAGTTGACACTGGAGAATGCAAGAAAATATTGTTATAATTTGTGATTCATAGGGTAGCTCGCTTGGTTACTTTTAACACAGGACAACAAATTACATAACAAACCGAGGAGGAATTACAAATGAAAAAAATCGTAAGTTTTGCCGCTGCATTAACGTTGATGGGTTCGATGGCTGCCGCTGCTGGTGCTGAGGAAGCGGTTACTGGAACAGTGACTCCGGAAACAGGAACAGAAGCTACGACAACAACAACTCCTGCTGTTGAAGTGAACAAACCTGCTGTAGAAACAGTAGAAGGTTCTGCTGAGACGGTAACAGGTACAACAACAGAATCGACAGCCACAGAAGGCACTTCAACGACAACGGAAACAGAAACTCCAGCTACGACTACAGATGACAAAATGTTTGAAGAGCCACTTGTAAAACCAGGCGATGAAGTACTGGTACCTACAATGTTGCTGAACTTGCTTGAGCGCACTTGGTTCTACGATGCACCTAACGGTAAACCAATCGGTGCACTGAGCTCCCAAGTCATCGACACAACAGGTGAAGTGGTTGACGGATTCGACGGTGGCGAGTGGGTGCAAGTATACACGTGGAAAGGCAAAGCGTGGATCCACGTTGCCATTCAATAATATCGTATAATCGTTCTAACGATAAGTAAAGAGGACAGCGCGCATTATGCGGCTGTCCTCTTTTGATTTTCCAACATGTTCACGCCCTGTTCAAGGGTTTCCCGTGACTTCATCCATTTTCGGTTCCACATGCACATGCACATGCATGATGTTATGCGATCGCTTCAACCGCTCTTCCACTCGGTCACAGATCTGATGGCCTTCAATCAGGCTTAGGCCTCCGTCCACTTCAATCACCACATCCACAAGTACATGACTGCCATGCACACGTGCCTTCACATCCTTGATCATCTCAACGCCGGGAACCCGAGCCACGGAGGATCTAAGATCCGTCAGTTCTTTCTGATCAAATCCATCCGTCAGACGATGAGTTGAATCCCGGAAAATCTCCCAAGCCGTCTTGCAGATCAACAAACCTACAGCAATCGCAGCTACTTTATCCAGCCAAGGAAGTCCGAACTGCGCACCTATAATCCCAACTGCAGCGCCTATACTGACCCATGCATCCGAACGATTATCTTTGGCCGCAGCCATCAGTGCCTGACTGTTAATTTGTTTAGCCAGACGGTGATTGTAACGATATACGCCTAACATCACGACCGCACAGACCACAGCCACCGCTGCCGCCCACAGATTCGGAGCAACAAAGGCGCCTTCATACCAAGAACGAACGGCTTCAACCAATACTTGCAGACCAACCATAGCCATAATAAATGAAGCTACCAAGGCAGCAACAGTTTCCGCTCTAAAATGACCATAAGCATGATCCGAATCAGGTGGTTTCTGGGAGATCCGAAGCCCGATCAGTACAGCAACGGATGCCACAATGTCCGTAAGGTTATTAAAACCATCCGCCAGCAATGCGCTGGAAGCAAATAAATATCCACAGATCAGCTTAAAGGCGGACAAGACGAGATAGGCTACGATGCTAACCCAAGCCCCTCGCTCCCCTTTTCGTATTTCTTCATAAGCGTTCAAACCGGGCGACACTCCTTTAACGTTTCGTATTACGGTTTTTCCATGTTACCAAATGCGGAGCGTGTGGGTCTACAGAAACAGTGTTGCCAGGCTGCATTGCTGTAGGCAAGCCGAAACAAAGTTGCCAGACGGCAGGGCTGTAGGCGATGAGAAAGAATGTTGGCCTGGGTCAAATCAAAGGATTTGAGCATTTTATCAGGTTGCCCTTGTGGGGCTTTTGTAAAACGTATAAAATAGGTACATCCCGTCCAATCTGGACGGCTTACTGTAAGACCGGGAGGGAAATAACGATGAGCGAAAATAACGAACCGAAAAAGGTCAGTTTGCAGGATGCTATACGCCAGAAGCTGGCGCAAAAGAAAGAACAAGCAAATTCCGGTAACCAATCCAGCGCCTACTTTGAAGGCGGACCTAAAGCGATGAAGAGTCAAAACAACAAGAAACCTAACAACCAACGTCGCCGTACTGGTGGATCTTAGGTCTTAGAGCCTCAGAAAAAGCCATTGGATTGCAAAAAGAACCGCAAGCCCTCTTCCGAGAGGCTTGCGGTTCTTTTGTGTTCCTATACATAATGTACCTGTAATTCAGACTTATTTTAAGCTTCTACCGGATACATTTTATTACGCAGTTCTTTGATTTCATCACTTTCCAGATATTCGTCATAGCTCATTTGGCGATCAATGATGCCATTCGGCGTAATTTCGATAATCCGGTTAGCAATCGTTTGGATGAACTGATGGTCATGGGATGTAAACAGCATTGT from Paenibacillus sp. FSL R5-0341 harbors:
- a CDS encoding DUF948 domain-containing protein, with the protein product MIYQISVALIAVAFAVLVFFLIRTLKSAQGSLDNVSQTLQEVQKTIDELSYEVKQTVRHANDITVDVQHKMKKIDPVMESVENLGEVLNEVTAAAKQVSTTLMAKFQTKRNNTEQTKHAEEVHVTAPPATSTDRTLQSYEATYYGDAKGGKNWMKYIDVAANVWQRMRK
- a CDS encoding DUF1328 domain-containing protein, whose amino-acid sequence is MLKWSVLFLIIALVAGIFGFFGIVEAAASIAKVLFFIFVVLFVISLITGRSRMR
- a CDS encoding cation diffusion facilitator family transporter, yielding MNAYEEIRKGERGAWVSIVAYLVLSAFKLICGYLFASSALLADGFNNLTDIVASVAVLIGLRISQKPPDSDHAYGHFRAETVAALVASFIMAMVGLQVLVEAVRSWYEGAFVAPNLWAAAVAVVCAVVMLGVYRYNHRLAKQINSQALMAAAKDNRSDAWVSIGAAVGIIGAQFGLPWLDKVAAIAVGLLICKTAWEIFRDSTHRLTDGFDQKELTDLRSSVARVPGVEMIKDVKARVHGSHVLVDVVIEVDGGLSLIEGHQICDRVEERLKRSHNIMHVHVHVEPKMDEVTGNP